A portion of the Desmodus rotundus isolate HL8 chromosome 8, HLdesRot8A.1, whole genome shotgun sequence genome contains these proteins:
- the LOC139441113 gene encoding endogenous retrovirus group K member 6 Gag polyprotein-like, whose protein sequence is MAQMPLQQNSLDFLVEKPEDVAQAVSCQKVQRVWVQSNLEVHGISADPVDCLAGRGIWRPTWGSTDPPVRTAVPFDRSVSPGSPPAFRRAHRDYPTARRHSLTTPVPRQRHFKDTNPPAPSLHPPLQEFYSSAPPPVSQDSGDQLDPSEQAELEDEAARYNNPGWPPLVAAVLPPFKPPPYSTSHAPAAAILPSAHGASAISPAACKAPITLPLAATAAFTPLPKPFLQETLTFIRDIKTIAKEFSAFTISPPPHETLAFPVTRSQTRPDRTENGNSSAAAAATPLPDSDNPEDSDSSPSDIDEAEPSTRDTAAPQTYFHTYKKLSLKTLEKVKSAVTHYGPTAPFSLALIENLSERWLTPNDWFFLAKAALSGGDFILWKSEYEDTAKQFVQRNMRKSSSKNWTILKFLGSAPYQSNEKQAQFPPGLLTQIQSAGLKAWRRLPQKGTATTSLAKIRQGPDEPYSDFISRLQELAERLFGAGESENAFVKHLAYENANPACQNAIRPYRQGELCDYVRLCSGIGSAHAFGLAIGAALQNFMPPQPARPPNRLCYNCNQPGHFSRACPQTSQNQTQIRIQNPTGPSTNSPGAPATKCPRCKKGFHWSSECRSKTDIYGQPIPPKQGNSNRAQPQGPIPGVNSGATQFTPQSLHPRIPALPVINHAATSQTCGGPQQAAQDWTSVPPPTQY, encoded by the exons AACTCTTTGGATTTCTTGGTTGAGAAGCCAGAGGATGTAGCCCAGGCTGTTTCCTGTCAGAAAGTCCAAAGAGTCTGGGTTCAGTCAAACCTGGAAGTTCATG gtatatcggcggaccccgttgactgcctcgcaggccgaggcatcTGGCGCCCAACGTGGGGCTCGACTGATCCGCCTGTGCGGACCGCTGTCCCCTTCGATCgcagcgtttcgcccggctcgCCGCCAGCGTTTCGCCGGGCTCACCGCGACTACCCGACCGCGCGCCGGCATTCCCTGACGACCCCCGTTCCCCGACAGCGGCATTTCAAAG ATACAAACCCTCCggccccttctctgcaccctccccttcaggagttctattcctctgctccaccccccgtTTCTCAGGACTCCGGCGACCAGTTAGATCCCTCTGAACAGGCAGAATTAGAGGACGAGGCCGCTCGCTACAATAATCCTGGCTGGCCACCACTCGTGGCGGCAGTCCTTCCGCCATTCAAACCGCCTCCTTATAGTACCTCTCACGCACCCGCCGCCGCCATTTTGCCTTCAGCGCATGGCGCGTCCGCCATTTCACCCGCGGCGTGCAAGGCACCCATTACCTTGCCCCTGGCGGCCACCGCCGCATTCACTCCgcttccaaagcctttccttcaagagaccctcactttcatccgagatattaaaaccattgccaaagaattctccgcttttacgatcagtccccctccccacgaGACTTTAGCATTCCCTGTTACTAGATCCCAGACTCGCCCAGATAGGACCGAGAACGGAAATAGTTCAGCTGCGGCTGCAGCTACCCCCCTTCCTGACAGTGACAACCCCGAGGACTCTGACAGCTCCCCTTCTGATATAGACGAAGCAGAGCCCAGTACAAGAGACACTGCGGCCCCCCAAACTTATTTCCACACATATAAGAAACTTagtcttaaaacattagaaaaggtcAAATCTGCTGTAACACACTACGGGCCCACAGCCCCCTTTTCCCTCGCCCTAATTGAAAATCTTAGTGAGCGCTGGCTTACGCCCAATGATTGGTTCTTTCTAGCGAAGGCAGCGCTAAGTGGAGGtgactttattctttggaaaagcgAATATGAAGACACCGCTAAACAGTTTGTTCAGCGTAATATGCGAAAATCCTCCTCTAAAAATTGGACCATACTTAAATTTCTTGGTTCCGCCCCCTACCAAAGCAATGAGAAACAAGCTCAATTTCCCCCCGGACTTCTAACCCAGATCCAGTCCGCGGGTCTTAAAGCATGGAGGCGCCTTCCACAAAAGGGCACCGCAACCACTTCTCTtgcaaaaataagacagggcCCAGATGAGCCATACAGTGATTTCATAAGTCGTTTACAAGAATTAGCTGAGAGGCTCTTTGGCGCGGGCGAAAGTGAAAATGCTTTCGTTAAACACctagcttatgaaaatgccaACCCCGCTTGCCAAAATGCCATCCGCCCCTATCGCCAAGGAGAGCTCTGTGACTATGTTCGCCTCTGCTCCGGCATCGGCTCTGCCCATGCTTTCGGACTTGCCATTGGTGCCGCCTTACAAAATTTTATGCCCCCACAGCCGGCGCGCCCCCCTAATCGCCTTTGCTACAACTGTAACCAACCTGGACATTTTTCCCGAGCCTGCCCCCAGACGAGCCAAAATCAGACTCAAATTCGGATCCAAAACCCAACAGGACCTAGTACTAATAgtccaggagcccctgccacAAAATGCCCTCGCTGTAAGAAGGGTTTTCACTGGTCCTCAGAATGCAGATCTAAGACAGACATCTATGGACAGCCCATTCCCCCAAAGCAGGGAAACTCcaacagggcccagccccagggccccattcCGGGTGTGAACTCCGGGGCTACACAGTTCACCCCCCAATCACTCCACCCACGGATCCCTGCCCTCCCAGTAATCAATCACGCCGCCACGTCACAGACCTGTGGAGGGCCACAGCAGGCAGCGCAGGACTGGACCTCTGTGCCGCCACCGACACAGTACTAA